One part of the Prionailurus bengalensis isolate Pbe53 chromosome B2, Fcat_Pben_1.1_paternal_pri, whole genome shotgun sequence genome encodes these proteins:
- the LOC122490274 gene encoding putative vomeronasal receptor-like protein 4 produces MVLNTIRATIFLFLTGPGIVGNISVFVKYTCAFFSGTATKSVHLLSIHLVFTNTVILLSKVTLKTIAMFGVRNVLGDTGCKAFVFLERVARGLSISTSSFLAVVQATTISPRAPVPAGFKPASARHILPFCLFFWVLNSLVSMNLLYYVRNTSSLNRSQASHGNSCSYVLPRSQIMKWMFPILMALRDFLFLSLMGWASAYLVLLLHKHHRHVLYLQKSKILHQTPPAERRAAHSVLLLMLCFLLFYWTDCILSLGLNFSLENASFVLNIQEFLTLGYAILSPFVLIHRDGHQGGCWHTQ; encoded by the coding sequence ATGGTTTTGAACACTATCCGGGcaaccatttttctctttctcaccggACCCGGCATCGTGGGGAACATCTCTGTGTTTGTCAAGTATACGTGCGCTTTCTTTTCGGGCACTGCGACGAAATCTGTACACCTTCTTAGCATCCACTTGGTTTTTACAAATACCGTGATACTTTTGTCCAAGGTAACGCTGAAAACAATAGCGATGTTTGGTGTGAGAAACGTCCTGGGCGACACGGGCTGTAAAGCGTTTGTGTTTCTGGAGAGGGTGGCCCGGGGCCTTTCGATCTCCACCAGCAGCTTCCTCGCCGTGGTCCAGGCCACCAccatcagccccagagcccccGTGCCCGCCGGCTTCAAGCCAGCATCCGCAAGGCACatccttcccttctgcctcttcttCTGGGTCCTCAACTCCTTGGTCAGCATGAACTTACTCTACTACGTCAGAAACACGAGCAGCCTAAACAGGTCACAAGCTAGCCACGGAAATAGCTGCTCTTACGTCCTCCCAAGAAGCCAGATCATGAAGTGGATGTTTCCCATCCTCATGGCCCTGCGGGATTTCTTGTTTCTGAGTCTCATGGGCTGGGCCAGCGCCTATCTGGTGCTTCTTCTCCACAAGCACCACAGACACGTCCTCTACCTTCAGAAATCCAAGATCCTCCACCAGACCCCCCCCGCCGAGAGAAGAGCCGCTCACAGTGTTCTCCTTCtgatgctttgttttcttttattttattggacAGATTGTATTCTTTCTCTGGGCTTAAATTTCTCCTTAGAGAATGCTTCTTTCGTATTAAATATTCAAGAATTTCTAACTCTTGGCTATGCAATTCTCAGCCCGTTTGTGCTGATTCACAGAGACGGACATCAGGGTGGATGTTGGCATACTCAATAA